The DNA segment CATCGGTTCGGGGATTGGCGGGTCGACTATTGCCGCCGGTCTGGCGGGATCGGGTGCAGACATCCTGATCCTGGAGGCGGGGGGTCATTTGCCCGACCGTCCGGAGAACCGCGATCCGCGCGCGATCTTCCAGAAGGGTTTTTTCCGCCCGGATGAAAGCTGGTACGATGCGGAAGGCAAGGCGTTCAATCCCGGCAATTACTACAATGTCGGCGGCAATTCGAAGTTCTATG comes from the Phosphitispora fastidiosa genome and includes:
- a CDS encoding NAD(P)-binding protein, whose protein sequence is IGSGIGGSTIAAGLAGSGADILILEAGGHLPDRPENRDPRAIFQKGFFRPDESWYDAEGKAFNPGNYYNVGGNSKFY